Proteins found in one Polymorphobacter fuscus genomic segment:
- a CDS encoding NAD(P)/FAD-dependent oxidoreductase — protein sequence MTTFDIIIVGAGHGGAQAAVQLRQLGFAGSIAMIGEEPELPYERPPLSKDYLAGEKDFARMLLRPAAFWVDRNVTMLTGQKVIAVDPAARTVTTGTGETFGYGDLIWAAGGGPRRLTCDGHDYSGVHAIRTHADVAALQAELAGAHRIAIVGGGYIGLEAAAVLSKLGKAVVVLEALDRVLARVAGPVLSAFYEAEHRAHGVDVRTGVTVAAVSGTAGRATGVVLADGELVAADLVIVGIGIVPAVAPLAAAGAAMADSPPGGVAVDDHCRTSLPHVLAIGDCAAHANAFAGGARIRLESVQNANDMATTAARLLTGNPRPYHAVPWFWSNQYDLRLQTVGVSTGYDTTVLRGDVAARSFSIVYLKAGAVIALDCVNAVRDYVQGKALVEAGSVVDPAALADGDVPLKTWHPAHPAQPA from the coding sequence ATGACGACGTTCGACATCATCATCGTCGGCGCCGGCCATGGCGGCGCGCAGGCGGCCGTGCAGCTGCGCCAGCTCGGCTTTGCCGGCAGCATCGCGATGATCGGCGAGGAGCCCGAGCTGCCCTATGAACGGCCGCCGCTGTCGAAGGATTATCTGGCGGGGGAAAAGGACTTCGCCCGCATGCTGCTCCGCCCGGCAGCGTTCTGGGTGGACCGCAATGTCACGATGCTGACCGGGCAGAAGGTGATCGCCGTCGACCCGGCGGCGCGGACGGTCACCACCGGCACCGGCGAAACCTTCGGCTATGGCGACCTCATCTGGGCGGCGGGCGGCGGGCCGCGGCGGTTGACCTGCGACGGCCATGATTACAGCGGCGTCCATGCCATCCGCACCCATGCCGATGTCGCGGCGTTGCAGGCAGAACTTGCCGGCGCGCACCGCATCGCCATCGTCGGCGGCGGCTATATCGGGCTGGAAGCGGCGGCGGTGCTGTCGAAACTCGGCAAGGCGGTCGTGGTGCTGGAAGCGCTCGACCGGGTGCTGGCGCGCGTCGCCGGGCCGGTGCTGTCGGCCTTTTACGAAGCCGAACACCGCGCCCATGGCGTCGACGTCCGCACCGGCGTCACCGTGGCGGCGGTCAGCGGGACGGCGGGCCGCGCCACCGGCGTCGTGCTGGCGGACGGCGAGCTGGTCGCTGCCGACCTCGTCATCGTCGGTATCGGCATCGTCCCGGCGGTGGCGCCGCTGGCGGCCGCGGGGGCGGCGATGGCCGACAGCCCGCCCGGCGGCGTCGCTGTCGACGACCATTGCCGCACCAGCCTGCCGCATGTCCTGGCCATCGGCGATTGCGCAGCGCACGCCAACGCCTTTGCCGGCGGCGCCCGCATCCGGCTCGAATCGGTGCAGAATGCCAATGACATGGCCACGACGGCGGCGCGGCTGCTGACCGGCAACCCGCGGCCCTATCATGCCGTGCCGTGGTTCTGGTCGAACCAGTATGACCTGCGGTTGCAGACCGTCGGCGTGTCGACGGGCTATGACACCACCGTGCTGCGCGGCGATGTGGCGGCGCGGTCGTTCAGCATCGTCTACCTCAAGGCAGGGGCGGTGATCGCGCTCGATTGCGTCAATGCGGTGCGCGACTATGTCCAGGGCAAGGCGCTGGTCGAGGCCGGCAGCGTCGTCGATCCGGCAGCGCTCGCCGATGGCGATGTGCCGTTGAAGACCTGGCATCCGGCGCATCCGGCGCAGCCCGCGTGA
- a CDS encoding GNAT family N-acetyltransferase, with product MTGPVTGLAITVASPAERPALENLVQLYIHDFSELHAGTSYGDVADDGRYVVDFPLYRWWQAGDHVPMLFRVDGRLAGFALLNAAPHGATPVDRNIAEFFVMRKYRRSGVGTAAAQTLFSRHPGRWEAAVMRRNRGARAFWQRAITSHPALTHVETAERSHFSWDGTIFRFDIAPA from the coding sequence GTGACCGGCCCCGTGACCGGTCTGGCCATCACCGTCGCCAGCCCGGCCGAACGCCCGGCGCTGGAAAATCTCGTCCAGCTCTACATCCACGATTTTTCGGAACTTCACGCCGGCACATCCTATGGCGATGTTGCCGACGATGGCCGCTATGTCGTCGATTTTCCGCTGTATCGCTGGTGGCAGGCCGGCGACCATGTGCCGATGCTGTTCCGCGTCGATGGCCGGCTGGCGGGGTTTGCCCTGCTCAACGCCGCGCCGCACGGTGCCACGCCGGTCGATCGCAACATCGCCGAATTCTTCGTGATGCGGAAATACCGGCGGTCGGGGGTGGGCACCGCCGCCGCGCAGACGCTGTTCAGCCGCCACCCCGGCCGCTGGGAGGCCGCCGTCATGCGCCGGAACCGCGGCGCCCGGGCCTTCTGGCAGCGCGCCATCACCAGCCACCCGGCGCTGACCCATGTCGAAACCGCCGAGCGCAGCCATTTCAGCTGGGACGGAACGATCTTCCGCTTCGATATCGCGCCAGCCTGA
- the lipB gene encoding lipoyl(octanoyl) transferase LipB — translation MILPEWRVEPGLTDYAAAVAAMEARVAAIHAGTAGELIWLVEHPPLYTAGTSAVPADLLRPHDFPVFATGRGGKHTYHGPGQRVVYVLLDLGRRGRDIRRFVAALENWVIAALAVHGVAGRVIAGKVGVWTDTPAGTAKIAAIGVRVRRWVSYHGLAINIDPDLTHFGGIVPCGLPEPVTSLAAIGGTSRLADIDAALAETFATMLADFTTGRDQGT, via the coding sequence ATGATATTGCCCGAATGGCGGGTCGAACCGGGGCTGACCGACTATGCCGCCGCCGTCGCGGCGATGGAGGCGCGCGTTGCCGCCATCCATGCCGGCACCGCCGGGGAACTGATCTGGCTGGTCGAGCATCCGCCGCTTTACACCGCCGGCACCAGCGCCGTGCCCGCCGACCTGCTGCGCCCGCATGATTTTCCGGTGTTCGCCACCGGGCGCGGCGGCAAGCATACCTATCATGGCCCCGGCCAGCGCGTCGTCTATGTCCTGCTCGACCTCGGGCGGCGCGGGCGCGACATCCGGCGCTTCGTCGCGGCGCTGGAAAACTGGGTGATCGCGGCGCTGGCGGTCCATGGCGTCGCCGGCCGCGTCATCGCCGGCAAGGTCGGCGTGTGGACCGATACGCCGGCGGGCACCGCCAAGATCGCCGCCATCGGCGTGCGCGTGCGCCGCTGGGTCAGCTATCACGGCCTTGCCATCAACATCGACCCGGACCTGACGCATTTCGGCGGTATCGTGCCCTGTGGCCTGCCCGAACCGGTCACCAGCCTTGCCGCGATCGGCGGCACGTCGCGGCTGGCGGATATCGACGCTGCGCTGGCCGAAACATTTGCGACGATGCTTGCAGACTTCACGACGGGCCGCGATCAAGGCACTTGA
- a CDS encoding GMC family oxidoreductase: MAETGTQIWDFIIVGAGSAGCVLANRLSADPTSRVLLIEAGGRDNSMMIQMPGGIAQIIPPDKASPFDWGFWTEPQTAMNDRKLYWPRGRALGGSSSINGMVYIRGHSSDYDRWAQLGLTGWGWADVLPYFRKAEDSDRGENEFHGTGGPLHTSTRGALPHILNDVFLDAAEQAGYSRTSDFNGPQFEGAGFYDATIKNGSRFSAAKAYLTPAVKARPNLEIRDNVQVERVTFDGRRADGIAYKRAGRAETARAREVILCGGAVNSPQLLMLSGIGPAAHLKAMGVPVLHDSPDVGGNLQDHLDMIVQYDCSQPITLNGNSTLVNKIRALGQWVFGKTGNGAHMPTPTGAFLSSREGLAAPDLQIHFMPYRGAPHGRGAMNPSHGYQMHICQLRPESRGTVRLASPDPLAHPAIDPRYLTAPEDVETLYRGVEMAREIGRQPAFDAYRIRETWPGEAGRDRQSTIAAMREWGETIYHPVGTCRMGVDADAVVDGHLRVNGVEGLRVVDASVMPYLVSGNTNAPTIMVAEKAADLIAERRILARKLGIAA, translated from the coding sequence GTGGCCGAGACGGGCACGCAAATCTGGGATTTCATCATCGTCGGCGCCGGCTCCGCCGGCTGCGTCCTCGCCAACCGGCTGTCGGCCGACCCGACGTCGCGGGTGCTGCTGATCGAAGCCGGCGGCCGTGACAACAGCATGATGATCCAGATGCCCGGCGGCATTGCCCAGATCATCCCCCCCGACAAGGCGAGCCCCTTCGACTGGGGGTTCTGGACCGAGCCGCAGACAGCGATGAACGACCGCAAGCTCTACTGGCCGCGCGGCCGGGCGCTCGGCGGCTCGTCGTCGATCAACGGCATGGTCTATATCCGCGGCCACAGCAGCGATTACGACCGCTGGGCGCAATTGGGCCTGACCGGCTGGGGCTGGGCCGATGTGCTGCCCTATTTTCGCAAGGCGGAGGACAGCGATCGCGGCGAGAATGAATTTCACGGCACCGGCGGGCCGCTCCACACCTCGACGCGGGGGGCACTGCCGCACATCCTCAACGACGTGTTCCTCGATGCCGCCGAACAGGCGGGCTATAGCCGCACCAGCGATTTCAACGGCCCCCAGTTCGAAGGCGCCGGCTTCTACGACGCGACGATCAAGAACGGCAGCCGTTTTTCCGCCGCCAAGGCCTATCTGACGCCGGCGGTGAAGGCGCGGCCCAATCTGGAAATCCGCGACAATGTCCAGGTCGAGCGCGTCACCTTCGACGGCCGGCGCGCCGACGGCATCGCCTACAAGCGTGCCGGCCGCGCCGAAACCGCCCGGGCGCGCGAAGTCATCCTGTGCGGCGGCGCCGTCAACTCACCGCAGCTGCTGATGCTGTCCGGCATCGGCCCGGCGGCGCATCTGAAGGCGATGGGCGTCCCCGTGCTCCACGACAGCCCCGATGTCGGCGGCAATCTGCAGGATCATCTCGACATGATCGTGCAATATGACTGTTCGCAACCGATCACGCTCAACGGCAATTCGACGCTGGTCAACAAGATCAGGGCGCTCGGCCAATGGGTGTTCGGCAAGACCGGCAACGGCGCCCATATGCCGACGCCCACCGGCGCCTTCCTGTCGAGCCGCGAGGGGCTGGCGGCGCCCGACCTGCAGATCCATTTCATGCCCTATCGCGGCGCCCCCCATGGTCGCGGCGCGATGAACCCCAGCCATGGCTATCAGATGCACATCTGCCAGCTGCGCCCCGAAAGTCGCGGCACCGTCCGCCTCGCCTCCCCGGACCCGCTCGCCCATCCGGCGATCGACCCGCGCTACCTGACGGCGCCGGAGGATGTCGAAACCCTGTATCGCGGCGTGGAAATGGCGCGCGAGATCGGCCGCCAGCCGGCATTCGACGCCTATCGCATCCGCGAAACCTGGCCCGGCGAGGCCGGCCGCGACCGCCAGTCGACCATCGCCGCGATGCGCGAATGGGGCGAAACCATCTATCACCCCGTCGGCACCTGCCGCATGGGCGTCGATGCCGATGCCGTGGTCGACGGCCATCTGCGCGTCAACGGCGTCGAGGGGCTGCGCGTCGTCGACGCCTCGGTGATGCCGTATCTGGTGTCGGGCAACACCAATGCGCCGACGATCATGGTCGCCGAAAAGGCCGCCGACCTGATCGCCGAACGCCGCATCTTGGCGCGCAAGCTGGGCATCGCCGCATGA
- a CDS encoding epoxide hydrolase family protein has translation MTAAATPFEIPVNPLEMALVRQRVGAFRFFEEPVDPDAGDGPSRSWKHGANRDYMERLRTYWLDHYDWPAAVARLNRHPHVRVDVGDGFHLHAIYRRSPRADARPLLIAHGWPGSIVEFDAIIDRLADPEDPSAPAFHVVAPSLPGYGWSDRPKAPLGPRAIAGLYDTLMGCLGHDRYIYQGGDWGCVIGGWVGLDSARVEALHISGFGLRPADMHPETPEDVAWLQKAVAIRETETAYLQLQGTKPQSLGFAMMDSPMGVAAWFSEKFVGWSDVPGDYDDPPFDFDTMLTNIMIYLTTRSFLTATWLYRGMFLEGGFAIPAGRRIAVPTGVASFPRDLLLFPPRPMVERGYNVVHWTDMPRGGHFASLEEPELFLADLRDFVRGL, from the coding sequence ATGACCGCAGCGGCGACGCCGTTCGAAATCCCGGTCAATCCGCTCGAAATGGCGCTGGTCCGGCAACGCGTCGGCGCCTTTCGCTTCTTCGAGGAACCGGTCGACCCGGACGCCGGCGACGGCCCCAGCCGCAGCTGGAAGCACGGCGCCAACCGCGATTACATGGAACGGCTGCGCACCTATTGGCTGGACCATTATGACTGGCCGGCGGCGGTGGCGCGGCTCAACCGCCACCCGCATGTCCGCGTCGATGTCGGCGACGGCTTCCACCTTCACGCCATCTACCGGCGCTCGCCCCGCGCCGACGCCCGGCCGCTGCTCATCGCCCATGGCTGGCCGGGATCGATCGTCGAGTTCGACGCGATCATCGACCGGCTGGCTGACCCGGAGGACCCGTCGGCACCGGCCTTCCATGTCGTCGCGCCGTCGCTGCCCGGCTATGGCTGGTCGGACCGGCCCAAGGCGCCGCTGGGGCCGCGCGCCATCGCCGGGCTGTACGACACGCTGATGGGCTGCCTCGGCCACGACCGCTACATCTATCAGGGCGGGGACTGGGGCTGTGTCATTGGCGGCTGGGTCGGGCTCGATTCAGCGCGGGTCGAGGCGCTGCATATCAGCGGCTTCGGCCTGCGCCCCGCCGACATGCACCCGGAGACGCCGGAAGATGTCGCCTGGCTGCAAAAGGCGGTGGCGATCCGCGAGACGGAGACCGCCTATCTGCAGCTGCAGGGCACGAAGCCGCAATCGCTGGGTTTCGCGATGATGGATTCGCCGATGGGGGTCGCGGCGTGGTTTTCGGAAAAGTTCGTCGGCTGGTCCGATGTGCCGGGCGATTACGACGATCCGCCGTTCGATTTCGACACGATGCTGACCAACATCATGATCTATCTGACGACGCGCAGCTTTTTGACCGCGACCTGGCTGTATCGCGGCATGTTCCTGGAAGGCGGCTTTGCCATTCCCGCCGGGCGGCGCATCGCGGTGCCGACGGGCGTCGCCAGCTTTCCGCGCGACCTGCTGCTGTTCCCACCGCGCCCGATGGTGGAGCGCGGCTATAATGTCGTCCACTGGACCGACATGCCGCGCGGCGGGCATTTTGCCAGCCTGGAGGAGCCGGAGCTGTTCCTGGCCGACCTGCGGGACTTCGTGCGCGGGCTGTGA
- a CDS encoding SCP2 sterol-binding domain-containing protein: MSLDAITDQMKTRIGAGGNFKKSVKFDFGPDGLVRIDDKVAPPVVDNANEPTDCTVKVSMADFMDIAQGKQNAQMAFMMGKLKVEGDMSVAMQLGSILG; this comes from the coding sequence ATGAGCCTCGACGCAATCACCGACCAGATGAAGACCCGCATCGGCGCAGGCGGCAACTTCAAGAAGTCGGTCAAGTTCGACTTCGGCCCGGACGGCCTGGTGCGCATCGACGACAAGGTCGCACCCCCGGTCGTCGACAACGCCAATGAACCCACCGATTGCACCGTCAAGGTCTCGATGGCCGATTTCATGGACATCGCCCAGGGCAAGCAGAACGCCCAGATGGCATTCATGATGGGCAAGCTGAAGGTTGAAGGCGACATGTCGGTGGCGATGCAGCTTGGCAGCATCCTGGGCTGA